A part of Cannabis sativa cultivar Pink pepper isolate KNU-18-1 chromosome 6, ASM2916894v1, whole genome shotgun sequence genomic DNA contains:
- the LOC133039467 gene encoding uncharacterized protein LOC133039467: protein MKNKKAEKGGQYDGWYRALGCPWVFTVWFYECYPAMVNSFCKRVSSSIPRILNWSNTIVTKNPTLRDLKGKIFDLPLNKLKIKNMCPTDEERQKLQLDGLFLDESIDDRGVAKQSFESGSSSKKSDSTDIDLMKSKLEMVISNQASLAEDFISLRCFVDLNFKSVMTVITDIQEKVNAIHRRPSDEVFIHSLLFIFFHTFFLVSLLFHLSCIYVV, encoded by the exons atgaaaaataagaagGCAGAGAAGGGAGGCCAGTATGATGGTTGGTATAGGGCTTTGGGATGTCCATGGGTTTTTACGGTTTGGTTTTATGAATGCTATCCTGCTATGGTGAATTCTTTCTGTAAAAGAGTTTCATCTTCTATTCCAAGGATTCTGAACTGGAGCAACACCATTGTCACCAAAAACCCAACTCTTCGAGACTTGAAGGGCAAGATTTTTGATTTGCCGTTGAACAAG TTGAAGATCAAAAACATGTGTCCTACTGATGAAGAGAGGCAGAAGCTTCAACTTGACGGTTTATTTCTTGATGAGTCTATTGATGACCGTGGTGTAGCGAAGCAATCATTTGAGAGTGGGTCATCTTCAAAGAAATCTGATTCAACGGATATTGATTTGATGAAATCTAAGTTGGAGATGGTCATTTCGAATCAAGCATCATTGGCCGAAGACTTCATATCCttgaggtgttttgttgatCTTAATTTCAAGTCCGTAATGACTGTAATTACGGATATTCAGGAGAAGGTTAATGCCATTCATCGTCGTCCTTCTGATGAGGTATTTATTCATAgtttattgtttatattttttcatactttttttttagtttcctTACTGTTTCATTTAAGTTGCATTTATGTTGTTTGA